One Plasmodium cynomolgi strain B DNA, chromosome 12, whole genome shotgun sequence genomic region harbors:
- a CDS encoding hypothetical protein (putative) — translation MASSQIRQFATLIDQLPCEADDYNLMENFEDYNKCFESSTHSNKGKKTDSFSPFNSNLSHYIKNISNSQVNPNLSNTNNRMKNSISSNDDDSSNVENNTNTQNKNSEEENIIRCNGYNLNKTESNSFANNDPVAYFDKQNMLYENDVNINAIHSYDDRNALFIYDNDLMKDEQSNYIETVNSEMDNRGCKYEASRGIPVCKKNMIEIIHCNNECLMDAKFASDRSGASHNGSSGGKSSGNGSSGSKSSGSANNSRGNRSSGNNSRGNNSRGNTDLRKKNGDVSLYNFSAPFNDKACEQNDENIVYRYSPNTLPSNNDSYGIKKKAANFRKGALPNKDEEHDADKPLHSCKNLAHSAGERKKENPHDRAPLVEEKGENHEINDEGMHEHTSINNSQRCDQNSSKRKGNKNVNVKNAIGENSTVIEYKDFCDMVKKCDEVNKNILFSKKAKVIKLDANKSLIIFPVNIHDYGDKYIAVNQKDLLEYISSSIEIDNEDLSSLKIKNYQKEKELQNMKAAYSMQTTNIHYLINRVIFKECEYENLKNKSLTLEQEINKLIQEINSLINHNKEGLYMQKAFIDYKCKCVLKLQELQPHLGEYYYDIFNYITSCRTLGQLSIWIPVFETKTESLESIANNLIKIMLNGLGAPFNSSPQYFLSNKKLLKKSISIESEEDSFINNIAKRKIIDNYLVNHLNSFNTTKENNSHFSNCHSLCLNSEESSSFLGTEELFLNSSKFPSMHSVVQKNGVDNNSNNRNNSSSNNNGWRMKNRRENFLNKLNRSNTTPENFCVNNESYTKWDAHSIRNGRDFPASHMQDSDHKIDASLTPDERQPVKRKQVGSNYEEKDMKKIRFIGKECSRNDLSHGTLDGGKDGCNEVGLFIKGEESSLLEKPFGESKPHRGYKTETNLYTETRNNVAEETYRKDWCQKIHEHEYDSQNEGNDDEDVVDVYKSMIESKSALTSWQRSQKGGCENEAFDDLIEVVNADKMGDGTIPPNVDDERESAASSVVEVALDGREVSKGRRVIGAEPQMCINIDTDMEAEMEAEVDAEMEAEIEAEMEAEMETDLNAGEDAFLNGQPVQLNSTQLAIHVRRKSDAELDTLNKSEGEHEFANKKGAAEERGREVKCAPKNQKRAGEANKQKRFKELDSAVEERGQDTKKKK, via the exons atgGCATCGTCCCAAATACGTCAGTTTGCCACCCTCATAGATCAGCTGCCCTGTGAAGCTGATGATTACAACCTGATGGAAAATTTCGAGGATTACAATAAATGTTTTGAAAGCTCTACGCATAGcaataaggggaaaaaaactgattccttttccccctttaacTCCAACTTAAGccattatataaaaaatatatcgaaTAGTCAGGTGAACCCTAACCTGAGCAACACAAATAATAGGATGAAAAACTCCATTTCGTCAAACGATGATGATAGTTCgaatgtagaaaataataCCAAtacgcaaaataaaaacagtgaagaggaaaatataatcagGTGCAACGGGTACAATTTGAACAAAACCGAGTCCAACTCATTCGCAAACAATGACCCCGTAGCATATTTcgataaacaaaatatgctTTACGAAAATGATGTAAACATAAATGCCATACACAGCTACGATGACAGGAACGCTCTATTTATCTATGATAACGATTTGATGAAAGATGAGCAGAGCAATTACATCGAGACTGTGAATAGCGAAATGGACAACAGGGGCTGCAAGTACGAGGCAAGCAGGGGGATACCGGTGTGCAAGAAAAACATGATTGAAATTATCCACTGTAACAATGAATGCCTGATGGACGCGAAGTTCGCCAGCGACAGGAGCGGCGCTAGCCACAATGGTAGCAGCGGAGGCAAAAGTAGCGGTAACGGAAGCAGTGGAAGCAAAAGTAGCGGAAGCGCCAATAACAGTCGGGGAAACAGAAGCAGCGGTAACAACAGCCGCGGAAATAACAGCCGGGGCAATACCGATCTTCGCAAAAAGAATGGAGACGTGTCGCTGTACAATTTTAGCGCCCCCTTCAACGACAAAGCGTGCGAACAGAATGACGAAAACATCGTTTACAGGTACAGCCCCAACACGTTGCCCTCGAATAATGATAGTTATGGAATCAAAAAGAAGGCCGCCAACTTTAGAAAAGGTGCCCTTCCGAACAAGGATGAGGAACACGATGCAGATAAGCCATTGCACAGCTGCAAAAACCTTGCCcattcag caggagagagaaaaaaggaaaatcctCACGATAGAGCCCCGTtggtggaagaaaaaggagaaaatcaTGAAATTAACGATGAAGGAATGCACGAACATACAAGTATTAACAACTCGCAGAGGTGTGACCAGAACAGTAGCAAACggaaggggaataaaaacgTCAATGTGAAAAATGCCATTGGTGAAAACTCAACGGTAATTGAATATAAGGACTTCTGCGAcatggtaaaaaaatgtgacgaagttaataaaaatattttattctccAAAAAGGCAAAGGTAATCAAATTGGACGCGAACAAATCattgattatttttcctgtGAACATTCATGACTATGGAGACAAGTACATTGCAGTGAACCAGAAGGATCTCCTTGAGTACATATCATCATCAATCGAAATTGACAACGAAGACTTATCCTCgctaaagataaaaaattatcaaaaggaaaaggagctTCAAAATATGAAAGCAGCCTACAGTATGCAGACAACCAACATTCATTACCTCATCAACAGGGTTATATTCAAAGAGTGTGAGTATgaaaacttaaaaaacaaaagtttGACACTTGAGCAGGAGATAAATAAACTAATCCAGGAAATTAATTCTTTAATCAATCATAACAAGGAAGGGTTGTACATGCAAAAGGCATTTATTGATTATAAATGCAAATGTGTGTTGAAGTTACAAGAACTGCAACCTCATCTAGGGGAATACTATTacgacatttttaattacatcaCTTCATGTAGAACGTTAGGACAACTAAGTATCTGGATTCCTGTTTTTGAAACGAAAACAGAATCTCTGGAAAGTAttgcaaataatttaattaaaattatgttaaacGGATTAGGTGCTCCTTTCAATTCATCACCCCAATATTTTCtgtcaaacaaaaaattattgaagaAGTCCATATCTATAGAATCCGAAGAAGATAGCTTTATTAACAATATAgctaaaaggaaaatcatAGATAATTATTTAGTGAACCATTTGAATAGCTTCAACACGACAAAGGAAAATAACTCACACTTTTCAAACTGTCATTCATTATGTCTAAACAGTGAGGAATCGTCGTCCTTCCTAGGGACAGAAGAATTGTTCCTCAATTCGTCCAAGTTTCCTTCCATGCATTCAgtggtacaaaaaaatggagtcgATAATAACAGCAATAATCGTAACAATAGTAGTAGCAATAATAATGGATGGAGGATGAAAAATAGAAGAGAAAATTTTCTGAACAAACTGAACAGATCCAACACTACTCCGGAGAACTTTTGTGTTAATAACGAGTCCTACACCAAATGGGATGCTCATAGTATTAGAAATGGGCGTGACTTTCCCGCTAGTCATATGCAAGACAGTGACCATAAAATAGACGCTTCTTTGACGCCAGATGAAAGGCAACCCGTTAAGCGCAAGCAGGTGGGGAGTAACTATGAGGAGAAGGACATGAAGAAGATCAGATTTATTGGTAAGGAATGCAGTAGAAATGACTTGTCTCATGGCACACTCGATGGAGGCAAGGATGGATGTAACGAGGTGGGATTGTTCATTAAGGGGGAAGAGTCCTCCCTCTTAGAGAAACCATTTGGGGAAAGCAAACCCCACAGGGGTTACAAAACTGAGACGAATTTATACACCGAAACGAGAAACAACGTGGCGGAGGAGACATACAGAAAAGATTGGTGCCAAAAGATACATGAGCACGAATATGATtcgcaaaatgaaggaaatgaCGACGAAGATGTGGTCGATGTTTATAAGAGTATGATCGAAAGTAAGTCGGCACTCACAAGTTGGCAGAGGagtcaaaaagggggatgcGAAAATGAGGCGTTCGACGATCTAATTGAGGTGGTCAATGcagacaaaatgggggatgGAACCATCCCTCCAAATGTGGACGACGAAAGGGAGAGTGCAGCTAGCAGCGTCGTAGAGGTAGCATTGGACGGCAGAGAAGTGTCCAAGGGGCGAAGGGTCATCGGGGCGGAGCCCCAAATGTGCATAAACATAGACACGGACATGGAGGCGGAAATGGAAGCAGAGGTAGATGCGGAGATGGAAGCGGAGATAGAAGCCGAAATGGAAGCCGAAATGGAAACGGACCTCAACGCAGGAGAGGACGCGTTCCTGAATGGCCAACCTGTCCAACTCAATAGCACGCAACTTGCCATCCATGTGAGACGAAAGAGTGATGCAGAATTAGACACACTCAACAAGAGCGAAGGAGAGCACGAATTCGCGAACAAAAAGGGCGCTGCTgaagaaaggggaagagaGGTTAAATGCGCACCGAAGAATCAGAAAAGAGCAGGTGAAGCTAATAAGCAAAAGCGATTCAAGGAGCTGGATAGTGCTGTGGAGGAGAGGGGTCAggacacgaaaaaaaaaaaataa
- a CDS encoding LCCL domain-containing protein CCP2 (putative) gives MTKVFFLHALVLSVLSFLLVKGENDISNTFFKFENCESTSTFASIGENGLPQYGADNALTRGSGYWCSEGKHTASEVISWTGHLKNVRSLNGIIVHWAYSPGEVSVLASYDGSEPYEEVVPYQVIESRAGNVVQNIIFNHVVVAKSIKLNMRGAIHGYFGIKFVNVLGSRDPTLRIQSGMSNVTQDLCLQVDETNEVVLDGCITAMSYLDGRDLWKLNAQNQIYSPVTNLCISLKDNMTANGGRVTMEDCNASLEHNDGRSSWQLLPNNQVKILRDGNFCLSQDGPKSGSIDVALNKQTDSTLSRDNKKFSTDKAVDGNLDTFWLSQPFSIDAAPDSVYFNINLGSKYKLQKCIIDWKFPATKYSIMISTDGENFKEVSSNLANFLSSTINSLHSFEGQYVKLKLMAPNPEFSQEQNLFYGIKKLSIYTNRVKSVVEDCDTVKDSEDARDKYFFEFVSEVNMQEGKELKRLDGELQQYAEKIQSEALKIQKLNPQLKKCKNGKEKLHNDIANIKNVVLKNIYHVINESEKIIRRNSFNSNYSTSTKELGQTPENAADDCFHLKKTLPNSPSGFYYVLPACSQNVLRVYCDMKIGATYYVPSVDSNLINKIKDVQNVCAIYGLSPIQLHHESQLHALKNLFRIMDVSIENPVPLAIRGRGSVEGNDQEENESLFFSLDFEENVHAIVSNYGTPTGNTFGLNSQGVVFFDSSNSEMSAFVCSDNVNSINLPEPFVNLNCKTSLKESSEIKKMVGNEYLIKCPHDCLERETEESVIGGESNIYADESSICLSAIHAGVYDKHYLIRLRVVNALAQYEGVFQNGIISESYTSENEQVAFKLFNVPPKCPGNSDLHHSFNFLETDNIGGSTEEEENVYVDPSTADAINDLVTIVNKQVGSTDPTFLALINKQAISIISNARRYLKPTEMFEKNIELLSDETLKDVQRVSHTIKLLTSKVTSEVEKRKYKLEALIDERLRQKEFDSWKLNGAIGKEDLYNVFEVINSVQLQQGGKWDISDNPLEEGMTGNTLSQNARVVNLTGVSATTTDDLFSGSYAFLRYKSFYDFVFSTYVHVKGTGSVGIIFRAHDKYNYYMLEMNNSPSSGFKRLLKFENNEPTELAIITDSGFDENTWFVVRIECIGAKIKISIIGSSGPLYELPTPDIVVNDDFNSAGTIGFYTYGIDSAEFTNPTVESVECLSRGSAHKNVSPLTCNVYEEFFLGKFNKSYSVFDPENALDGPSNWNYATNVANEKQVILQNSNMKGEDGANEIPSLAILQKKICESGVFNFSIYPKCTSGVVGAVFKFVDSQNYTLLEVGPNFTRLRQNVNGTFHLLAKSIISGYKENTWNRITISFTSSDINVNMGTGLMTYPIFSLIGLDLQGGQQVGFTSHNCNDIAFSHIFIHPFDFKPYSPTPSVGTESMMPLFSTVKQDTLEGHIQLHNNVGYTKGEDIPASQITHAEIERHSFEDKKDDIVKRNIHYCATHKNIVDRMAYCDQQGEENNSDCTNNFCNFCCENIDSVEKEDNRTCVELCQKLDDKILQTSEIFNFLKKSCIESPNDELKQECESDANKEECLTDMCQMCCQSVTVPQKLLPNGVDMDSLIDQCISLC, from the exons ATGACAAAagtgttttttctccacgcACTGGTGCTTTCCGTGCTGTCCTTCCTTTTGGTGAAGGGTGAAAATGACATAAGCAACACCTTTTTCAAGTTTGAGAATTGTGAGTCCACATCAACCTTTGCGAGCATTGGGGAAAATGGGCTACCGCAGTACGGCGCAGATAACGCGCTGACCAGGGGTTCAGGTTATTGGTGCTCTGAAGGGAAACACACTGCCAGTGAGGTCATTTCGTGGACGgggcatttaaaaaatgtcagATCGTTAAACGGAATCATCGTTCATTGGGCATATTCCCCTGGGGAAGTCTCTGTCTTAGCTAGCTACGATGGGAGCGAGCCGTACGAAGAGGTGGTGCCCTACCAGGTGATCGAGTCCCGTGCGG GCAACGTCGTGCAGAACATCATCTTCAACCACGTGGTGGTGGCGAAGTCGATTAAGCTGAACATGAGAGGCGCGATCCACGGATATTTCGGCATCAAGTTTGTAAACGTGCTGGGATCGAGGGACCCGACGCTCAGGATACAAAGCGGAATGAGCAACGTGACGCAAGATCTGTGTCTACAAGTAGACGAGACGAACGAGGTAGTTCTAGACGGGTGCATCACGGCCATGTCTTACCTAGACGGAAGAGACCTCTGGAAATTGAACGCACAAAATCAGATATACAGCCCGGTGACTAATTTGTGTATCAGTTTGAAGGATAACATGACGGCCAATGGAGGGAGAGTAACAATGGAAGATTGCAATGCCAGTTTGGAACACAACGACGGGCGTAGTAGTTGGCAGTTACTACCAAATAAtcaggtaaaaatattaagagACGGAAATTTCTGTTTATCTCAAGATGGACCAAAATCGGGTAGCATAGATGTAGCCTTAAATAAACAAACGGATTCTACCCTATCCagggataataaaaaattttccacaGATAAAGCTGTCGATGGGAACTTGGACACATTTTGGCTCTCCCAACCATTTAGCATAGACGCCGCTCCAGATTCagtttattttaatattaacctaggaagtaaatataaactgcaaaaatgtattattgATTGGAAATTTCCAGCTACCAAGTACTCAATTATGATAAGTACTGATGGAGAGAACTTCAAAGAAGTTAGCAGCAACTTGGCAAATTTTCTGAGTAGCACAATTAATAGCTTACACAGTTTTGAAGGACAGTATGTGAAGCTCAAATTGATGGCTCCTAATCCTGAATTTTCTcaagaacaaaatttattttatggtattaaaaaattgtctaTATATACCAACAGAGTAAAATCAGTGGTAGAGGACTGTGACACGGTCAAAGATTCTGAAGACGCGAGGGACAAGTACTTCTTCGAATTCGTTTCCGAAGTAAACATgcaggaaggaaaagaactGAAACGACTAGATGGAGAACTGCAGCAGTACGCAGAGAAGATACAAAGCGAAGCTTTGAAAATTCAGAAACTAAATCCTCaactaaaaaaatgtaaaaatggaaaggaaaaactacATAACGATATAgccaacataaaaaatgtggtgctgaaaaatatataccaTGTTATTAACGAATCAGAGAAAATTATCAGAAGAAATTCCTTCAACTCGAATTATTCTACTTCGACGAAAGAATTGGGACAGACTCCTGAAAATGCAGCAGATGATTGTTttcatttgaagaaaacgTTACCTAATTCGCCTTCAGGATTTTACTACGTTCTACCTGCCTGTTCGCAAAATGTCCTACGAGTTTACTGCGATATGAAAATTGGCGCTACTTACTACGTCCCATCGGTAGACTCAAATTtgattaacaaaataaaggacgTGCAAAATGTGTGCGCGATTTATGGCTTGAGTCCTATCCAACTACACCACGAGAGTCAGCTGCATGCGCTTAAGAATCTCTTTCGCATTATGGATGTAAGTATAGAAAACCCTGTTCCGCTAGCTATCAGAGGAAGGGGCAGTGTAGAGGGCAACGATCAGGAAGAAAACGagtcgctttttttttccctagattttgaagaaaacgtCCATGCTATCGTCTCAAACTATGGAACCCCTACAGGAAACACATTTGGGTTAAACAGCCAAGGAGTAGTCTTCTTCGATTCTTCCAACTCAGAAATGTCAGCATTTGTCTGCTCAGATAATGTGAACTCCATCAATTTGCCTGAACCATTTGTTAACTTAAACTGCAAAACAAGCCTAAAAGAAAGTagcgaaattaaaaaaatggttggAAATGAGTACCTAATTAAGTGTCCCCATGACTGCTTAGAGAGGGAAACAGAAGAGTCCGTCATCGGGGGAGAATCCAATATATACGCGGATGAAAGTTCCATCTGTCTATCGGCAATCCACGCGGGTGTGTACGATAAGCACTATCTAATTCGCCTCAGAGTAGTAAACGCGTTAGCACAATATGAAGgcgtttttcaaaatggaatcATCTCAGAAAGTTACACTAGCGAGAACGAACAAGTTGCATTCAAACTGTTCAATGTGCCACCAAAATGTCCTGGGAACTCTGACCTGCACCATAGCTTCAACTTTCTCGAAACGGACAATATTGGAGGTAGcacagaggaagaagaaaacgtgTACGTAGACCCATCCACTGCAGATGCAATAAACGATTTGGTCACCATTGTGAATAAGCAAGTTGGAAGTACGGACCCGACCTTTCTAgctttaataaataaacaagCCATTAGCATCATTTCCAATGCCAGGAGGTATCTGAAGCCCACGgaaatgtttgaaaaaaatatcgaactTTTGTCCGACGAGACGTTAAAAGATGTGCAGAGAGTATCACACACGATTAAATTGCTAACGTCCAAAGTAACATCCGAGGtggaaaagaggaaatacAAATTAGAAGCGCTAATAGATGAAAGACTCAGGCAAAAGGAGTTCGACTCGTGGAAATTGAACGGTGCAATCGGAAAGGAGGATCTATACAACGTGTTTGAAGTAATCAATTCTGTGCAACTTCAgcaaggggggaaatgggACATCTCCGATAATCCACTTGAGGAAGGTATGACAGGGAACACACTCTCTCAGAATGCCCGCGTGGTTAACCTGACCGGTGTGAGTGCCACCACTACAGATGACCTATTCTCCGGCAGCTATGCCTTCTTAAGATATAAGTCTTTCTAcgattttgtgttttccacGTATGTTCACGTGAAGGGCACAGGATCGGTGGGAATCATTTTCAGAGCGCACGACAAGTATAACTACTACATGCTAGAGATGAACAACTCTCCTTCCAGTGGGTTTAAACGTTTactaaaatttgaaaataacgAACCAACAGAACTAGCCATTATTACGGATTCCGGATTTGATGAAAACACCTGGTTTGTCGTTAGAATAGAATGCATTGGggccaaaataaaaataagcatCATTGGAAGTAGTGGTCCTCTATACGAATTACCCACCCCTGATATCGTTGTAAATGATGACTTTAATTCAGCCGGAACAATCGGGTTCTACACATACGGAATCGACTCTGCGGAATTCACCAACCCGACAGTTGAATCTGTTGAGTGCTTGTCTAGAGGAAGCGCACATAAAAATGTCTCCCCCTTGACTTGTAACGTATATGAAGAATTTTTCCTTGGCAAATTTAACAAATCCTACAGCGTTTTCGATCCAGAAAATGCGCTAGATGGACCATCCAACTGGAACTACGCCACAAATGTagcaaatgaaaaacaagtcattttgcaaaactcGAATATGAAAGGAGAAGACGGGGCAAATGAAATTCCTTCTCTTGCTatcttacaaaaaaaaatatgcgaaTCAGgagtattcaacttttctatCTATCCTAAATGTACCAGTGGAGTAGTAGGTGCAGTCTTCAAATTTGTAGACTCTCAGAATTACACCTTGCTAGAAGTAGGACCCAATTTTACCCGCTTGAGACAAAATGTGAATGGAACATTTCATCTACTAGCCAAATCGATAATATCAGGATATAAAGAAAACACTTGGAATCGTATCACCATATCTTTTACCTCCTCCGACATTAACGTTAATATGGGTACCGGTCTAATGACTTATCCTATTTTTAGTTTAATCGGCTTAGATCTACAAGGAGGACAGCAAGTCGGGTTCACATCACACAACTGTAATGACATTGCCTTTAGTCATATTTTCATACACCCTTTTGATTTCAAGCCATACAGTCCTACTCCCTCCGTAGGAACTGAAAGTATGATGCCACTTTTTTCGACAGTGAAACAAGATACATTGGAAGGACACATACAACTTCACAACAATGTTGGCtacacaaaaggggaagatattccagctagccaaattaCCCACGCAGAAATTGAAAGGCATTCatttgaagataaaaaagatgATATTGTAAAGCGAAACATCCACTACTGCGCTACgcacaaaaatattgttgaCCGAATGGCTTACTGTGATCAACAGGgagaggaaaataattcgGATTGCACAAATAACTTCTGCAATTTTTGCTGTGAAAATATTGATTCAGTTGAGAAGGAGGATAACCGAACTTGTGTTGAGCTGTGCCAAAAGCtagatgataaaattttgcagacgtcggaaatttttaacttcctTAAAAAGTCTTGCATTGAATCTCCTAATGATGAGTTGAAACAGGAATGCGAAAGTGATGCTAATAAAGAAGAATGCCTTACAGACATGTGCCAAATGTGTTGTCAGTCCGTCACCGTGCCGCAGAAGCTCCTTCCGAATGGCGTCGACATGGATTCCCTAATCGACCAGTGCATATCCCTGTGCTGA